One Halalkalicoccus jeotgali B3 DNA window includes the following coding sequences:
- a CDS encoding heavy metal translocating P-type ATPase, with product MSHRKTQLDIQGMSCANCSQTITQALTDLDGVSEANINFATDEGTVEYDPEATSLAAIYTAIDDAGYSALSTSASIGITDMTCANCAETNEEALEDVPGVISAEVNYATDEANVEYNPAETDCEQLYDAIESAGYSPVRDDGSGDSEQDQRDAARNEEIRHQLRLTLFGAALSLPMLAFLIEKFILGGGALPETIFGIEFGWVEFLLATPVQAVLGWPFYKNSYKALVKNRSANMDVLIALGSTTAYLYSVVVLLGLLAGGLYFDTAALILVFITLGNYLEARSKGQASEALQQLLEMEADTATVVDEDGNEEEVPLDEVDVGDWMKIRPGEQIPTDGVVVDGQSAVDESMVTGESVPVEKEEGDEVVGSTINENGVLTVEATKVGADTALQQIVQTVKEAQSRQPDIQNLADRISSYFVPIVIANALLWGLVWYLFPEALAGFVGALPLWGLVAGGPAVAGGTVSIFEFAVVVFASAVLIACPCALGLATPAATMVGTSIGAQTGVLFKGGDILERAKDVDTVVFDKTGTLTEGEMELTDVVPLDSTRTATDGGDAETAADGGTQAIRGEAEPGAETEINEETVLHAAASAEAGSEHPLAQAIVEGAEERGIDLTDPENFENVPGHGVRATVDGEEVLVGNRKLMRDNDIDPSAAEDELERLEGEGKTAMLVASNDTLLGLVADADTVKESAKEAVAALHERDLAVHMITGDNERTARAVAEEVGIDPDNVRAEVLPEDKSDALDAIQQDGRRAMMVGDGVNDAPALATAYVGTAIGSGTDVAIEAADVTLMRDDPLDVVKAIRISDGTLQKIKQNLFWALGYNTAMIPLASLGLLQPVLAAAAMAFSSVSVLSNSLLFRRYTPDHDYKLLGFLR from the coding sequence ATGAGTCACCGAAAAACACAACTCGACATACAGGGCATGAGTTGTGCGAACTGTTCGCAAACAATCACTCAGGCCCTCACCGACCTCGACGGGGTGAGCGAGGCGAACATCAACTTCGCCACCGACGAGGGAACTGTCGAATACGACCCGGAAGCAACGTCACTCGCGGCGATCTACACGGCAATCGACGACGCCGGGTACAGCGCACTGAGCACGTCAGCCTCCATTGGCATTACGGATATGACGTGTGCAAACTGCGCCGAGACCAACGAGGAAGCGCTCGAAGACGTTCCTGGCGTGATTTCGGCGGAAGTCAACTACGCGACCGACGAGGCGAACGTCGAGTACAACCCCGCCGAAACCGACTGCGAGCAGCTCTACGATGCGATTGAGAGCGCTGGCTACTCACCCGTGCGCGACGACGGGAGTGGGGACTCCGAGCAGGACCAGCGCGACGCCGCACGGAACGAAGAGATCCGCCACCAACTTCGGCTGACGCTGTTCGGCGCAGCACTCTCGCTCCCGATGCTCGCGTTCCTCATCGAGAAATTCATTTTGGGCGGCGGGGCGCTCCCCGAGACGATTTTCGGCATTGAGTTCGGCTGGGTCGAGTTCCTACTTGCGACGCCCGTGCAGGCTGTCCTCGGCTGGCCGTTCTACAAGAACTCGTACAAGGCGCTCGTGAAAAACCGCTCGGCGAACATGGACGTGTTGATTGCGCTCGGCTCGACGACCGCGTACCTCTACTCGGTCGTGGTCCTGTTAGGCCTGCTCGCGGGCGGGCTGTACTTCGACACCGCCGCGCTGATCCTCGTGTTCATCACGCTCGGCAACTACCTCGAAGCCCGCTCGAAGGGACAGGCTAGCGAGGCACTCCAGCAGCTCTTGGAGATGGAGGCCGACACCGCAACCGTCGTCGATGAGGATGGAAATGAAGAGGAAGTCCCTCTCGATGAGGTCGATGTCGGCGACTGGATGAAGATCCGGCCGGGTGAGCAGATTCCGACCGACGGCGTGGTGGTCGACGGCCAGTCGGCAGTCGACGAGTCGATGGTCACCGGCGAGTCGGTGCCCGTCGAAAAGGAGGAAGGTGACGAAGTCGTGGGTTCGACCATCAACGAGAATGGTGTCCTCACTGTTGAAGCGACCAAGGTCGGCGCGGACACGGCGCTCCAGCAGATCGTCCAGACTGTGAAGGAAGCTCAGTCTCGCCAGCCCGACATTCAGAATCTCGCCGACCGCATCTCGTCGTATTTCGTGCCTATCGTGATAGCGAACGCGCTGCTGTGGGGTCTCGTCTGGTATCTGTTCCCCGAAGCACTCGCAGGATTCGTCGGCGCACTGCCGCTGTGGGGACTCGTCGCGGGCGGACCGGCAGTGGCTGGCGGTACGGTCTCGATCTTCGAGTTCGCTGTGGTCGTCTTCGCCTCCGCCGTGCTCATCGCCTGCCCCTGTGCGCTCGGGCTGGCGACGCCGGCGGCGACAATGGTCGGGACATCTATCGGTGCCCAGACAGGCGTGCTGTTCAAGGGTGGTGACATCCTCGAACGCGCCAAGGACGTCGACACGGTAGTGTTCGACAAAACGGGGACACTCACTGAAGGTGAAATGGAACTGACCGACGTCGTTCCGCTCGACAGCACTCGCACCGCCACTGACGGTGGCGACGCTGAGACGGCAGCCGACGGTGGTACACAGGCGATCAGAGGAGAGGCAGAACCGGGAGCTGAAACGGAAATCAACGAGGAGACCGTACTCCACGCTGCGGCGAGTGCCGAAGCTGGCAGCGAGCACCCGCTCGCGCAGGCCATCGTTGAGGGCGCTGAAGAGCGCGGCATCGACCTCACTGACCCCGAGAACTTCGAGAACGTTCCCGGCCACGGAGTCCGTGCGACGGTCGACGGCGAGGAAGTGCTCGTCGGCAACCGCAAACTCATGCGCGACAATGACATCGATCCATCGGCCGCCGAGGACGAACTCGAACGGCTCGAAGGTGAGGGCAAGACCGCGATGTTGGTTGCTAGCAACGATACTCTGCTGGGGCTGGTGGCTGACGCCGATACGGTTAAAGAGAGCGCGAAAGAGGCCGTTGCGGCGCTCCACGAACGGGATCTCGCGGTCCATATGATCACCGGCGACAACGAGCGGACGGCCAGAGCGGTCGCCGAAGAGGTGGGGATCGACCCCGACAACGTTCGCGCGGAGGTTCTTCCCGAGGATAAATCCGATGCGCTCGACGCCATCCAGCAGGACGGTCGGAGGGCGATGATGGTCGGCGACGGCGTCAACGACGCGCCCGCGCTCGCAACCGCCTACGTGGGCACCGCCATCGGCTCCGGTACTGATGTCGCTATCGAGGCCGCCGACGTCACGCTGATGCGCGACGATCCCCTCGACGTGGTGAAGGCCATCCGCATCTCCGACGGCACGCTCCAGAAGATCAAGCAAAACCTCTTCTGGGCGCTCGGCTACAACACGGCGATGATTCCGCTCGCCTCGCTGGGATTGCTCCAACCGGTGTTGGCCGCGGCCGCGATGGCCTTTTCGAGCGTCTCGGTGCTCTCGAACAGCCTGCTGTTCCGGCGGTATACCCCCGACCACGACTACAAGCTGCTCGGATTCCTCCGCTAA
- a CDS encoding DoxX family protein — protein MSTTNTLETEILNRSVRFDYSERWIGYSLFLLRIMMGWTLFQGGITKLITYLDDDPANNWTAAGFLTGAVPEGNPLMGAWVDMAGSPLIDLLNMWGLTLTGLALILGAFVRWSAFWGAVMMLFYWAASLEGGLLAGLPLANGWVVDDHLVYAVLLFGLGAFGAGRILGLDSYLEQLSVVESNPWLRYLLG, from the coding sequence ATGTCGACGACGAATACGCTCGAAACGGAGATATTGAATCGGTCGGTGAGATTTGACTATTCCGAACGATGGATCGGCTACTCGTTGTTCCTGCTTCGAATCATGATGGGATGGACGCTCTTTCAGGGCGGGATTACCAAACTCATCACGTATCTCGATGATGATCCAGCAAACAACTGGACTGCGGCTGGGTTCTTGACGGGTGCAGTCCCGGAGGGCAATCCACTGATGGGTGCGTGGGTCGATATGGCTGGCAGTCCCCTCATCGACCTGTTGAACATGTGGGGTCTCACGCTGACCGGACTCGCGCTCATCCTCGGTGCGTTCGTCCGATGGAGTGCGTTCTGGGGCGCGGTGATGATGCTGTTTTATTGGGCGGCTAGCCTTGAGGGTGGTCTGCTGGCCGGACTCCCGCTCGCCAACGGCTGGGTCGTCGACGACCACCTCGTGTATGCGGTCCTGTTGTTCGGCTTGGGCGCGTTCGGTGCCGGGCGGATTCTGGGCCTCGATTCCTATCTCGAACAGCTTAGCGTGGTTGAATCCAATCCGTGGCTCCGGTATCTGTTGGGATAA
- a CDS encoding permease: protein MPTTLVDGVLESLRIGVGFLWVAAWAIIMGLVITSLVQVYVSKERMAKVLGEGDLSGLTKATLFGAASSGCSFGAVAIGKGLFKKGAHVVNFLAFMFASTNLIVELGLMILLLLGWEFLVAELLGGIILIAVMALLVHLTLPENLFEDVRAELTQRDREQGVTEDPTCGMEGKDEYSLVTDGGQTVKFCSAGCMETYEQEMASSGGWRDELLSWGGWYKIGNQYRKEWSMIWTDVIAGFLISGFVIVFIPQWVWNALFLQGDGLLVSAENAIMGVAIAVISFVGSMGNVPFAVALWGGGVSFAGVIAFVYADLITIPVLNVYRKYYGWKVMTYILGVFFVTMAFSGFLMEELFDVLGIVPNLAGGQTATEQTYFELNYTFYLNLIAFALSGFLFYVYRRGLGAPGQYRDPVCGMRTDEDGPTVTHDDETYHFCSESCKRVFTNDPDGYSDVHPIASPTGGQAHDHD, encoded by the coding sequence ATGCCGACAACACTCGTCGATGGAGTTCTCGAATCACTCCGCATCGGCGTTGGGTTCTTGTGGGTCGCTGCGTGGGCAATCATCATGGGGCTGGTCATCACCAGCCTCGTCCAAGTGTACGTCTCCAAAGAGCGTATGGCGAAGGTTCTCGGTGAGGGAGACCTCTCCGGTCTCACGAAAGCGACGCTGTTCGGTGCCGCGAGTAGTGGCTGTAGTTTCGGCGCTGTCGCCATCGGCAAAGGGCTATTCAAAAAGGGTGCTCACGTTGTGAACTTCCTCGCGTTCATGTTCGCTTCGACGAATCTCATCGTCGAGCTGGGTTTGATGATCCTGCTACTGCTCGGCTGGGAGTTCCTCGTCGCCGAACTCCTCGGCGGGATCATCCTCATCGCCGTCATGGCGCTGCTCGTTCATCTGACGCTCCCTGAAAATCTCTTCGAGGACGTGCGAGCGGAACTCACCCAGCGTGATAGAGAACAGGGTGTCACCGAAGACCCGACCTGTGGGATGGAAGGCAAAGACGAGTATTCGCTCGTCACCGACGGGGGCCAGACAGTGAAATTCTGTTCAGCGGGCTGCATGGAGACCTACGAACAGGAGATGGCCAGCAGCGGTGGCTGGCGCGACGAACTGCTCTCATGGGGCGGCTGGTACAAGATCGGTAACCAGTATCGTAAGGAGTGGTCGATGATCTGGACCGACGTCATCGCGGGCTTTCTCATCTCCGGGTTCGTCATCGTGTTCATCCCGCAGTGGGTCTGGAACGCGCTATTCTTACAGGGCGACGGGCTGCTCGTCAGTGCTGAAAACGCGATCATGGGCGTTGCAATCGCCGTCATCAGCTTCGTCGGCAGCATGGGCAACGTCCCGTTCGCCGTCGCGCTCTGGGGCGGCGGCGTCAGCTTCGCCGGCGTTATCGCGTTCGTTTACGCCGACCTCATCACGATTCCTGTGCTGAACGTCTATCGGAAGTACTACGGTTGGAAAGTGATGACCTACATCCTCGGCGTGTTCTTCGTAACGATGGCCTTTTCGGGATTTCTCATGGAAGAGCTGTTCGACGTTCTCGGCATCGTTCCGAACCTCGCCGGCGGCCAGACCGCAACCGAACAGACGTACTTCGAACTCAACTACACGTTCTATCTCAACCTCATCGCGTTTGCGCTCTCGGGATTTCTCTTCTACGTTTATCGGCGGGGTCTCGGTGCTCCGGGCCAGTACCGGGATCCAGTCTGTGGGATGCGGACCGACGAGGACGGTCCAACCGTCACTCACGATGATGAGACGTACCACTTCTGTTCGGAGAGTTGCAAGCGTGTATTCACTAACGATCCCGACGGCTACTCCGACGTTCACCCGATTGCCTCTCCGACTGGCGGACAGGCTCACGACCATGACTAA